In Phaseolus vulgaris cultivar G19833 chromosome 10, P. vulgaris v2.0, whole genome shotgun sequence, a single genomic region encodes these proteins:
- the LOC137815307 gene encoding uncharacterized protein, protein MGELDKDLCLFWKRVADAHINFPTSSIITFEFLEGQLEAHIGKPRLTIKFNTNLAFFRSTLAFHNMLGKGKLAELRAIARTHKLAAGSQTVPNSVVEIAAAQGRTPPQGPTPSETLPAPQRKKLVLRKPKRKTPQVVQEDEEDDEATEDGLVTKRTRVAPSSPLALPTPTPPSPPAPTPPVQATPLAVALPVVEGSEPNFIENPPSASTPFVSAGKGPPSTASIAGAAPGGDEGAHNSPILITESPTSPPRQEAPLALQTQEGGGESQHQAPPAPPPAATASLPPSIKEVWGPFTAKLKMMAEDLPSIITKAVKNSNKRLQDENSALQEENRLIRIEAEKLSCNLMMAEIDHSRLEDAMSVELRGAWKEASDLRQKLHLLAQEKIELETDREVLLGKVEKERDDAMAELAKAQEENKKTAAELAQARDEGKKVAEDLAQARGETEELKKRADELKQQTEELEQSSAQVLAAGFDAAWSKLLANTPSLI, encoded by the exons atgggcgagttggacaaggacctctgccttttctggaagagggtggctgATGCCCACATTAACTTTCCTACTTCCTCAATAATCACCTTCGAATTCCTCGAGGGTCAACTCGAAGCCCACATCGGTAAGCCCCGCCTCACCATCAAATTTAACACCAACTTGGCATTTTTCCGTTCTACTTTGGCATTCC ATAACATGCTGGGAAAAGGTAAactggctgaattgagggcgatcgcccgaacTCACAAGTTGGCggcgggttcccaaaccgtgcccaactcggtggtggagatcgccgctgctcagggcagaaCTCCTCCCCAAGGTCCAACTCCTTCGGAGACACTACCTGCCCCCCAAAGAAAAAAGCTTGtcttgaggaaaccaaagaggaaaactcctcaagtggtacaAGAGGATGAAGAGGACGACGAAGCGACTGAAGACGGCCTCGTCACCAAAAGAACAAGGGTGGCACCCTCTTCACCACTcgctctcccaacaccaacaccaccctctcctccagctccaacaccgccagtccaagcaacacccttggctgTTGCGCTCCCTGTGGTTGAAGGCAGCGAGCCTAACTTCATAGAgaaccccccaagcgcctccacgccgttcgtatctgctggaaagggtcctccttcaaccgcctCTATTGCTGGGGCCGCACCAGGTGGAGATGAAGGTGCCCACAACTCGCCAATCCTCATAACAGAGTCCCcgacttcaccaccacgccaagaagccccccttgctctacaaactcaagagggtggtggtgaaagccagcaccaggctcctccagcacctccaccagcaGCAACTGCAAGCCTTCCCCCCTCCATCAAAGAGGtctgggggcccttcacagctaagctaaagatgatggcagaggacctcccctcaatCATAACGAAGGCTGTGAAGAACTCAAACAAGAGGCTTCAGGACGAGAACTCAGCGCTCCAGGAGGAGAACCGCCTGATAaggattgaggcagaaaaacTGTCTTGCAACCTGATGATGGCAGAAATCGAtcattcaaggctggaggacgccatgagcgtTGAGCTGAGGGGCGCGTggaaggaggcctccgatctgcgccaaaaactgcacctcctagctcaagagaaaattgagctggaga ctgatcgggaggtcctcctcgggaaggtcgagaaggagagggacgacgccatggctgagctcgccaaAGCTCAAGAGGAAAACAAGAAAACTGCTGCAGAGCTAGCCCAGGCGcgggacgaaggcaaaaaggttgctgaagaccttgctcaagctcgcggggaaactgaagagctgaagaaacgagctgacgagctgaagcaacaaaccgaagagctcgagcaaagctctgcccaagtccttgccgccgggttcgacgccgccTGGAGCAAGTTGCTTGCCAATACCCCGAGCTTGATCTGA
- the LOC137818931 gene encoding large ribosomal subunit protein eL14, giving the protein MPFKRYVEIGRVALVNYGKEYGKLVVIVDVIDQNRALVDAPDMVRSQVNFKRLSLTDIKIDIKRVPKKKDLVKAMEAADVKNKWEKSSWGRKLIVRKRRAALTDFDRFKLMLAKIKRAAVVRQELSKLKKSA; this is encoded by the exons ATG CCTTTCAAGAGGTACGTCGAGATCGGAAGGGTTGCTCTCGTCAACTACGGCAAGGAATATGGCAAGCTCGTCGTCATCGTCGACGTCATTGACCAGAACAGA GCACTCGTCGACGCCCCAGATATGGTGAGGTCCCAAGTCAACTTCAAAAGGCTTTCCCTAACCGATATTAAGATAGACATTAAGAGGGTTCCCAAGAAGAAAGATCTTGTTAAAGCCATGGAGGCTGCTG ATGTTAAGAACAAATGGGAGAAAAGCTCATGGGGCAGGAAACTCATTGTCAGAAAGCGAAGGGCAGCCCTCACTGACTTCGATAGGTTTAAGCTAATGTTGGCCAAGATTAAG AGGGCAGCTGTGGTAAGGCAAGAACTATCTAAGCTGAAAAAGAGCGCGTAG